CGGCGCATCATAGTGATTGAGGGGCTCGATGAGGATCGTGATGTCGTGCTTTGCGGCCTGCTCGCAGGCATAGGTCAGATTGGCGATGAAGGTCGCGTGCGCCTTCGGGCCACCGGCAAAACCGGCCATGACATGAACACATGCGCAGTTGATCGCGACAGCATACTCAAGTGCCTGATCTATGGCTGCCCTGGCTTCGTCTTCGCGTCCCGGGATTGCCGCTAGACCATTGTCGCCTGCCGCCACGTTGCCCCGCATGGTGTTGAGGCCAAGCATGGTCATGCCGGTCTCATCAAGGGCGGCTTTCACCTTCTCGGCAGGCACATCAAAGGGCCAGTGGCACTCGACGGCATCAAAGCCAGCCGCCTTGGCAGCGCGAATGGCGTCAGGCAGGGGCAGGTCGCTCCAGAGAAAACCGAGGTTGGCGGAAAATTGTGTCATCACTCCCACTCCACATCAAATTTTGTGACCAGATTCTGCACCTGTGCGGCACTGAGGCCTTTCGGATTGTGACCTCTGGTCAATATTGCGAGCCGTGCGGTATCCTCCAGCTCTTCGATTGCATTGCATGCTGCCTCGACATCCTTAGCAGCAACGACAGGGCCGTGGTTGGCGAGCATCACTGCCGACCGTTTGCCTGCCAGTCCCTTGACCGCATCACCGATGGCCGCGTCGCCCGGCATGAAGAAGGGCAACAGCTTGACCTTGCCGAGCTTCATGATGGCGTAAGGGGTGAGATGGGGAAGGAAGTCATCCTCGTCGGCATCGGGCATCATGGACAGGGCTACCGAATGGCAGGAATGCAGATGCACGACGGCGCCAGCGGTTGACCGGGTGTCATAGAATGCGGAATGCAGAGGCATTTCCTTGGTCGGCTTGTCGCCGCTGATCAGCAGGCCCTTGTCATCAAACCGGCTCAGGCGAGCGGGATCGAGGCGACCAAAGCAGGAACCAGTCGGCGATACAAGAAGGCCGCCGTCCGATGTGCGAGCGGAGATGTTCCCTGTTGATCCGCCGGTTAGGCCGCGATCAAACATCGACTTGGCCAACAGGCACATCAGCTCACGCAGGTGGGCTTCCTCGCTCATTGCTTTTCGATCTCCTCAAGCTTGCGGAGCGCATCGGCAAAGAAGCCGGGAGCACCGAAGTTGCCCGATTTCAAGGTCAGCGCAACTGTCTTGCCGCCTGTTTTGCAGAAGGACCATGGCACGCCCGGGGCTATCTCGGCGCTCACGTCCAGAGTGGTGACATCAAGGGCTTTGGTCACTGCACCGGATGTTTCGCCACCGGCGACGATGAAGCGTTCCGCACCCTGATCGCGAGCCGCGACAGCGAGTTTTGCCAGGGCTTCTTCGACGATTTCGCCTGCGCGCATCACGCCAAGCTTTTCCTGTGCGATCTTGACCTGATCAGGCTCTGCCGTCGCGTAGATCAGCGGGGCTTTGGCCAGATCCTGTGCTGCGAGCCATTCTAGGGCCTTGCCCGGACCATTTTCCGCTAGATCGATGGCATCAAGTTGATAGCTCGGTGCGGTTTTGCTGTAGGCGGCAACCTGAGCGCGGGTCATGGCAGAGCAGGATCCCGACAGGACGATGGCCGTTTTTGCCAGCTCGGGGACCTCCGTTCCTGCCGCATTTTTGGATAGGGTGCCTTCCTTCATGTACAAGTTTGGCAAGGGCATGGCGATGGCGCTGCCTCCGGTGAGGAGCGCCATGTCTTGGCAGGCTTCAGCGATGAGATAGAGATCGTCATTGGCCACGGCGTCGACCACAACATGGGCCACACCATCCTTTTTCAGCTCTTCAAGTCGTGCCTTGATGGCGTCCGGCCCTTTTGCGACGCAGAGCCGATTGGCAAGGCCCACCGGTTTCGTCACCTGCGGCTGAAGAAGGCGCATCAGGTTGCTGTCTCGCATCGGGGTGAGGGGGTGGTCCTTCATCGGGCTTTCGGCAATGGGCTGTTCACCGACAAACAGGTTGCCCATGAAGATGGAGCGGCCGTTCTCGGGGAAGGCCGGGCAATAGATCGTCTGGTCAGTGCCGATTTCTTCCATCAAGGCTTCGGCAATCGGGCCGATGTTGCCTTCTGCGGTGGAATCAAAGGTCGAGCAGTATTTCCAGAAGAAATGGGTTGCGCCCGCGCGTTTCAGCCAGTCGTAAGCAGCGCGGACCTCCGGAAGGGCTTCATCAAGTGGTGCAGTTCGGCATTTCAGCGCGATGACTTCAAATGCTGCAGTGTCCTTCGGTTCTTCTGAGGGCACGCCCATGCGAAGGGATACTTTTACCCCTGATCGTGCCAGCAGACCGGCCAGATCCGTGGCTCCGGTGAAATCGTCGGCAATACAGCCAAGCAAGGTTCCCATTTTCATGTCCTCCCGGGGCATAATGGCTTTGATTGGATTTTGGCGAGCAGTCCTTCAGCGCGTGATGACAACGGGTCGATCAACAGGCGCGGACTGTTCGCCGAATTTCGTGCGGATGGTTGATCTCGGCGATCAGTCCATGCCGGGCAGGGTGATGCCTGCGTTGCGGGCGTAAACCTTGGCAATGGCTGCATCGTCTTCAAAGCCCAGACCGGTGCCTGCGGCTGCGAGATATTGCTGCAGAGCTGCGGCGGTGATCGGCGCACCGAATTTGGCACCTTTGGCGATGTCGAGGACAATGCCGAGGTCTTTGAGCCAGATGTTGATCGCGGAATGAGGCGTATAGTCGCCAGCGACAACATGAGGGGCGCGGTTTTCCAGCATCCAGCTGGTGCCAGCACATTTGGAAATGACCTCTACAAAGCTCGCCGGTTCAACCCCTTGCGTCATGCCGAAGGTGATGGCTTCGCCCATTGCGGCGATGTGAATGCCCGCCAGCATCTGGTTGACGGCTTTCATGGCCGAGCCTGCCCCGGCGCAGTCGCCGAGACGGAAGACCGTTTCGGCGGTGGCTTCAAACAGCTCTTCTGCTGCGGCATAGGCTTCAGGCGTTGCGGATGACAGGATCGAGAGCTGGCCCTGTGCGGCCTTGATGGCGCCTCCGGAAATCGGAGCGTCGACATAGAGGACGCCGACTTCCGAGCATTTGGCTTCCATCGCACGTGCAAAGTCCGGAGCCACGGTGGCGCAGGACATGACGACTGCGCCCTTCTTCATCTTGGGAAGAATACCATCCTCACCCACGAGGACAGCTTCGGTCTGTGCAGCGTTAAGGACAATCAACACGGCGGCGTCAAGTTCGGGGGCAATTGCGTTGAGCTCGGCTGACTTTCCGCCTTCATCAACCAGGCTCTGCATCCGCTCGGGCACAATATCAAATCCGTAGGTGTCATGCCCCGCCCGCACCAGGCTCTTTGCCATGCCATATCCCATTGATCCGAGACCAATTGCTGCAACCTTCATCTTGGGTATTCCTTCTTCCAGCAATTCCAGCGTTTGGCAAATTGCCTTGCCAATTTCGTAGAATGTAGGTAATGTAACGGAAATTGATATCGGTACCGTTATCGATAACAGGATATTGGATCTAAGACGCTTCCTTGTCAAGATCAAATGCGGGTGCAGATGGGGCATCTGGTCACGAAACCAATAGAAAACTAAGGGTTTTTCACCAGCGGAGACACAAGTCGATCATGCCAAGAGTGACATTACTGGATGTGGCCAAGGCCGCCGGGGTCAGCAAGATGACTGCGTCCAGAGCGTTGAGGGAACATTCTGATGTCGCAACGGAAACCCGCGAGAAAGTTCGTCGGATTGCCGCTGAACTCGGGTATGTACCGAATCAGATGGCGTCGATGCTGTCCGCGAAGTCCTCGTTGATTGTGCCGATGATTATTCCCTCGATATCCAACAGTGTGTTTGCGGATATCGTTGCTCATGCGCAGCCGCTGTTGCTGGAAGCTGGCTACCAGATGATGCTGTTCAATACGGACTATTCCCTTGATCGGGAAGAGAAGGCCATCGCGGCGATGATGGCCTGGTCTCCGGCGGCGATCATCCTCTCGGGCGTCGATCACACGGAGCTGTCGAGACAGCAACTGAAGAATGCAGGGATCCCGGTTGTCGAGATGATGGATCTTGCCGAGGATCCCATCGATCTGGCCGTCGGGTTCGATCATGTTCAGGCCGGGGTCGACATGGCCCGCTATCTGATCGGGCGCGGGTACAAGCGTTTTGCCTTCTGTGGCAGCCAGCTCGATATGGACACAAGGGCCTACAAACGTTTTGCGGGCTTTCGGGAAACCCTTGAAGCCAGTGGCCTGATGCCGCCGTCGCTGGTCAATATCGACGATCCCGAGGGCATCCTGACGCAAGACGACTTTCAAAGCATGCTGAATGTCGTTGATGGCCTTGATTGCATCTACTTCAGCAATGATGATTTGGCGGTCTCTGCTCTTCTATTCTGCGCAAGGCTCGGAATTTCAGTTCCGGAGCAATTGGCGATTGCGGGGTTCAACGACATTCCCCTCGGGCGGCAGATCACGCCCCGCCTGACGACGACGCGGACCCCTCGCGGACTGATTGGCGAGAAGGCGGCCCAATATGCCCTTGAAGCGATCAAGAACAAGGAAGATTTTCCAAAGGTTCTTGACCTGAAGTCTGAACTGCTGCCCCGCGAAAGTGCGTGAGGTCTTCGGCCACTTTGGTCTGGCGTTTGGGCAGGCCTGCCACCATAATCGGACGTCTTCAAAGCCATTTTGCTTGTATCTTTCGCCCGTCTGGTATTATCACTATACCAGTTAAGGGATGTGAGCTGGGTTGTGATCCGGTTCAGATCTCGCGTTGAGCGGTTTGTGGTCCGGAAACCGGATTGACAGGTGCCGTGATGTTGGAACGAACTGGAGGGTGGAGAGCGTGACCGAGACCGGTGATCAAAAGGGTGAACGCAAGATCGTGCGCCAGAAACTGTCTGATCAGGTGCTGGACGAATTGCGGTCCATGATCCATGCGGGGGAATTCGGCCCGAACGACTATTTGCCTTCGGAGCGGGATCTCATGCAGCGGTTTGGGGTGGGAAGACCTGCCGTGCGCGAGGCTCTGCAGTCGCTCCACACTCAGGGGTTGATCACCATTAAGCACGGCGAGCGATCCCGGGTGAACAAGCTATCTGCCAATGCGGTTCTGGATCATGCCGACGAGATTGCCCGGTTGCTGCTTCATTCGGCGCCGAAGAATTTCGAGCATCTCAAGCAGGCGCGCCGCATGTTTGAGAGAGGGATCATTCGTGAGGCCGCGCAGATGGCGACGGCAGACGATATTCGGGATCTCAGGGATTTTATCGAGGCGCAGGAGCAGAAGCTTGGCAATCCAGACGAGTTTGTCGAGATCGATATTCGTTTTCATGCGCGGATTGCGGAAATCACGCAAAATCCCATCATTGCAGCTGCATCCGGTGCGATGCTGCGTTGGCTGATGGAGTATCAGCACAGTCTGGTTCACTGGGCGGGCAACGAGACCGTCACTCTGAAGGAACACCGCAAGATTGTCGATTTGATCGAGGCAAAGGACGCGGATGCTGCGGTGCAGGAGATGCAACGCCACCTTGATCGCTCCAATGTGCTCTACAACAGCTGAGCGCGAACCCTCTTCGCGCCATGCTGTATCGTGGTCGGGTGAGTGGATTAAACGAGGTCTCCTGCTTCTCTCGTGCCAACCATCGGGCTCAAGCGGCTTTGGTGTGGGCACTTGGTCGCTGGCTCAGTTTTGCTTTCAGAAGACGATCTTTTGGTCGCAATGCCCTTCAGCAGCCCTTTCCCTTCAGATTTCAGCGAATAATTCCGATAAATGCAATCGACCAGTTGACATCGGCCTCCAAATATATGCTGATATAATCATCATGTCATCATACCAGTTGAGGCGCGTTGCGTTCGACTGAGAGTCTGGGAGGACACGAATATGACCGTAGTCGCATTATTTGGTGCAGGTGGGAAAATGGGCATGCGCCTGGGGCGCAACCTGTTGAAGACGGATTTCGAAGTGCGCCACGTCGAAGTCTCTGACATCGGCAAGGAAAAGCTGAAGGCCGAATTTGGCGTGGACGCCATGGATCAGGCAACTGCTATTGACGGCGCTGATGTCGTTATCCTCGCTGTGCCGGACACGGTGATCGGCAAGCTGTCGACCTCGCTCATTCCGGTGCTGGCACCGGGCACCATGGTCGTCATTCTCGATGCTGCTGCTCCCTATGCCGGTTACCTGCCAGAACGGGCCGACATTTCCTATTTCGTCACCCATCCCTGCCATCCGCCGATCTTCAACGATGAATCAACGCCAGAAGGGCGCAACGACCATTTCGGTGGTATTGCCGCCAAGCAGGGCGTCGTCAATGCCCTGATGCAGGGACCCGATGAGCACTATGCCCTTGGCGACAAGATTGCTCGCGCCATCTATGCGCCGGTGGCAAACACCTACCGCTGCACGGTCGAGCAAATGGCCTATCTGGAACCCGGCCTGTCCGAGACCGTTTGCGCTTCCTTGCTGGTTGTCATGCGACAGGCCATGGACGAAGTTATCAAGACCGGCGTTTCTAAGGAATGTGCCCGTGACTTCTTGCTTGGCCATATGAATATTCTTGGCGCGGTTATTTTTGAGGAAGTCGAAGGTGTCTTCTCGGATGCCTGTAACAAGGCCATTGAGTTCGGTATTCCGACGCTGATGAAGGATGACTGGAAGGACGTGTTCAAGGCCGAAGAAATCATGGCCAGCGTCAAGCGCATCACCTAGCACGTCGCTGCAGTCCAGTGGCTCGCAGCGTCACTTGACGAAGCTGCGGACCAGTTGCTCAAGCCAAAAAACCTGCTGGCTGTCGGATCATCTCCGGCGGTCAGTTTTGTTTTGGTGAACTCTATTCAGGCGATGGAGCGCACTTCCGCAACGCGTTCGTGCTCGATGCAAGACGGGTGTTTGGAAAATCATATGTGCGGGAAAATTTTGGTAGCGGAGGCCCGATACCGTTCATATCCACACTTGCCGGAAATACTCTATAAGCTCCAATTATTCTCTCGAATGCTAAATGCATGAAAGATTCGTAGCTTCACCTTTGATTTTATTCAGATATTTTTCAGGGATCATATATGGTGAAAGAGTTCAACCATTCCGCACAAGAAACTAGTTCTAAACGCGCTCATCGTTCAGGTCCCTCTCAACTTTTGATACTTTTTCCATCATCAAGGGATTACCGAATGCCAAGCAATGAAAGACTACCTCATTAAACATGAGTTCCAGGATTCTTGTCATGACAGCATTTGCTCCAAACAGATTGACACCAGGAGGAGTGATAACAGGTATGTCTGCAATACTTCCAAGCGGAGACTCTGCAACGCCGACAACAGCGGCAACCACCGCTCCTTGTGCCTTAGCGGTATCTGCTGCTTGCAGTGTCAAACGAGTTCTTCCTGAATAAGAAATGGCTATTGCCATGTCTCCTCGTTCCATCACAGATGCCGCTGCCAGCTGATTGTGATGATCTTCAGAAAAATTGATGCGAATTCCCAGTCGCAACAATCGCTGATGAAGATCCAAAGCAACAACCGCAGAAGCCCCAACCCCAAACACTTGGATCGACCGAGCCTTCCTAATTGCCTTGATCATGTCCTCCAATTCGTTTGATTGCGAGAGCAGGTCAGCAAATCTCAATGCTCTCACCGAAGCGCTATGAAAGACTTTGTAGGCGATTTCATTAAAGTTATCAGCTGGTGTGATTGGCTCGGAGGTAACGCTACCTTGAACGGACTTCTGCATACTCCTCGTCTCATGCATCAAAGCACGACGTAGCTCTTTAAGGCCAGAATACCCGAGGCGTTTGCATAGCCGATCAACTGTAGATCGACTTGTTCCAGAACGCTTTACGATCTCTTCGGAAGAAAGACCCGCTACGTCATACTCCGCAATACTAAGAAGTAGTTCGACCACTTTTCGTTGGGCAGAAGTGAAGCGCATGCGCGAAATGCGGTGAAGCAGCATGTGGTTTTGTAGCTCGGACATTTGCGTCAAATTTCTTCCGTTTTGAAACACGATGTTTCAAAAACATAGCTTTTTCAGATTTAAAAGACAATTGTGTTCATGCTAGCGTCCTTCGTGGCGGAAGAGGAGTTCGCCACCTACACGTTCGGAGGAACACATGCATAAATTCAAGAATACGAGAGCCCTGCTTCTTGGCGCCATGTCGAGTACTCTGCTTCTGGCATCAACAGGTCTTTCCAGCGCCGTCGAATTGACTTTCTGGCACCACACTTACCCACCCGCACGCACGTTTATTGAAAAGAAAGCGGCAGAATTTACTGCCCTGCATCCAGACATCACGATCAAGCTTCACGACGACCCGCATGGAGACTATGAAGTCAAACTGCTCTCTGCGATTGCGGCAGGTAATCCACCTGACATTGTAAACGTCCTCGACTACCTATTCCCGCAATATGTGAAACGAGGAATTCTCGCTGAAGTCGATCCTGAAGCATTTGGCGTCAAATCAGCGGAAGAGTTGAACGGTCTGTATCAACCTGGAGCTCTGTCTGGCCTGACAATCAACGGCAAGGTTCATGGCGTTCCGGAAGAGTTCAATACCCTGGCTCTTTTCCTCAACAAAGAGCATTTTTCCGACATAGGCATAGACGTCGAAAACCCGGACAATTGGCCAAAGACCTGGACACAGTTGTTTGATGTGGCAGGGAAACTGCAGAAGCCTGATAATTCTCGTATCGGCTTTAACTGGGTTTGGAACCTAGATCCATACTGGTACGCACAGCAATACTGGCCAATTCTCACTCAGTATGGCTGTGAAGTTGTTGACGTCAGCGGGAAAGCTGCAATTAACTCAGACGCATGCGTTAAGGCTTTCACAGAGACCTGGAAAATTCTGATCGACAAAAAGCTTGGCGGTCCGGAACTGGCTACGGTCAACCCTGTAAACGCACTTCAGGATTTCAGTGAAGCACGACAATCAATGGCTATTGCAGGTATCTGGGCTCCACCGCTCTACTCGGATGAAGTCAAGAAAAACTATGTAGTTGCTCCGCTACCTCAGTTGAATCCAGACGACCCCAAAACTCTTTTGAACTCATATGCTCTTGCTGTAACTGCCGCTTCAAAAAACCAGAAAGAAGCATTCCAGTTTCTGAACTATCTGACATCAGACAGTGACGGCTACTTAGAGGCCACCGGTTATGTCACGGGCCGCAAGGGCTGGGCAGAAACAGAAGTTGCTATGCAAACACGCGGCTCCAAGATTTTCGCGGAAGGCCAAAAGTACGGCTCTTTCGTCTGGCGCTCAGCCACGTGGAGCGAAGAAGGAACTGCGATCAAAAACGCAATTGAACAGTTTGCGCAAGGCGTACCCGTCAAGCAGGCTCTCGATCAGGCTGCCGCCGACATCGATAGTATTCGCCAGCGTTGAGGATTGAAAAATGCGAAAGAGGATCAGGCTCAACGAAAAGTTAGGTGTTGCCGGTTGGGGGCTAATATTCGCGATCCCCGCGATGGCATATATCCTAGCGTTTCTGCTCTACCCGATCCTCTTTTCCTTTTACATCAGTCTGCATGACTATGACTTGCTATCAGATCCGGTATATGTCGGCTTCAAGCACTTCGCTTACCTCGCGTCTGATCGCGCTTTTCTGAATTCAGTAAAAGTCACAATTTTCTATGTCGCTTATACGATTGGGCCTGTTCTCTTGCTTTCCTTCACTCTTGCCTGGGCACTCACACAGGTCAGAAGATCGAGAGGAATTTGGCAGACCCTGCTTTTCATACCTTCTGTTTTGCCGATCGTTTCGGTAGCTCTGGTCTGGAAGCTGATATTCAACTTCCAAGGTCCAATAAACACAACTCTCGAAGCCTCTGGTATGTCAGCGATTCCTTGGCTCACATACGGCGCCTACGCCCCTTGGGCCCTCGTCATCATGAGTTGGTGGCATGCCACTAGCTACTACATGATCATCTTTCTTGCTGGCTTCCTTTCCATTCCAAGGGACTACTATGAAGCAGCTGCAATTGATGGTGCCAATGGCTTTCAGGTTCTCCGTTTCGTCACCCTTCCCGCCATGCGGCCGACGATTGCTTTGGCGCTAGTTCTATCCACCGTCAACGGCTTAAAAACATTTGCATTTCAACAAATCGTAACAGATGGCGGCCCCGCTTCGGCCACACAGATCATGACGTTGTTGATTTACAAAACCTCTTTTTCCTATCTCGATATGGGGCGAGCTAGCACTTACTCGGTGGTTCTCTTCGTAGGCATTTTTGGCATCAGTCTGCTGCAAATTTGGTTGATGAGGGATCGCCATGAATAATCGTCTTTTCAACCGCACCATTGCTCTGGCAATACTCGCACTTGCAGTCTTTCTGACGCTTTACCCCGTCGCATGGATGATGTCGGCATCCTTGAAAGATAGTGGCGAAATATTCGCAACTTCGACGTTGACCATAGGCAGCAAGGGATTTGCAAACTATCTCTCAGCCTTTCAAGAGCGTCCATTCTTCCTGTATCTATTTAACTCGGTCGCTGCGTCGCTAGTGTCGGTAATCATTACAAACGTTTTAGGTCTTCTCGCAGGATATAGCTTCGCTAAATTTCGCTATCGCCTTGCTCCATTGTTCTGGTTGGTTGTGCTGGTCTCGGTAATGATCCCTCTGGAAGCAATCGTCATTCCCCTGTTTTTGGAAGTTCATGCTTTCGGTTGGACCAACACATATGCAGGTCTAATTCTGCCAACCGCTTTCAATGTCGTAGGTATCTTCATCTTCAGGCAAGCAATTCTGTCCATTCCCGATGCCTATATTGAGGCCGCGCGCATTGATGGCGCAGGAGAATTGGAGATTCTTCGCCTGGTGGTCCTTCCCATGGTGATCCCGACAGCAGTCGTAGTGGCAATCCTCACTTTCAACCTTACTTGGAACAGCTATCTCTGGCCCTTGATCATAACCTCCGATGACGGGCTACGGACGCTGCCGCTCGGTATGGCAGCCTTTCAGGCCGGCTTTAATACCAAATACGGAGAAGTCATGGCGGTGTCCGTCTTTGGATCTCTCCCAACCGCCATCTTCTTCTTAATGCTGCAAAGATACTTCGTGGAGGGCGCAGTCGCGTCAGGGATCAAATGAGATTAGCAATCGATTTAGGCGGAACTCATTTGCGGATCGCCGTTGGAAGCAGCGTTGGCAGCTGGACACACTTTCACAAAGAGCGTCGCGGTGCGGTCTTTTCACCTGATGATCTGCTCGAGTGCCTTCGCATACATCTCAATAACTGGCAGCTGAAACCAGCATCCATAGGAATTTCCGTAGCTGCAGTTGTGGGCGAAACAGGTTATCTCGTCGCTGCTGAAAATCTCGGATGGAGTAACGTCCCACTTGGCCACATCCTGCGGCAGGCATTTTCTTGTCCAGTAGTTGTCGAAACTGATGTCTATTGTGGCGCTTACTATGAACTCAAACATGGCATCGTGCAGCACCACAGCTCAGCATTGTATGTCAGCGTCGGCACGGGAATCGGACACGCAGTAATAATTGATGGCAAAATCTGGCGCGGAGCACACGGCGCGGCCAACGCCCTTGGACACATGGTACTTCAACCAGATGGCATCCAGTGCTATTGCGGTCACAAAGGTTGCCTTTGCACCGTGGCCTCCGGACGGGCTCAGGAGCAATCGAATTCTTCTGGTAAGTCGCCAATAGAGGCTTTGGCTCAAGCAATTGCCTCAGCAGTCACGTTGCTGGAGCCAGAAGTCGTCGTTCTGTCCGGCGGTGCTCTAAAACAGAGCTGGTTCGACCTTTGCACCCTTGTAGCCGCTATTTCCTCGTTTTCCTACCCCGCAGTCCGCCTTCCAGAAGTGTTCTTATCAGAGCAAAATGAACCGAATCTTCTGGGAGCCTTTCTTCTCACCCAGGAGCTAAAACAATGATTAGACAAAACGCAGTTTACTGGATCAACAGAGCCTACAAAGAAGGGTGGGCTCTAGGGATGTTTAACGCGCATCACTTGGAGGCTATGCAGGCCATAGCCAGAGCAGCAGACAAGATGAAATCACCAGTAATGTTGGGTCTAACAATGGGCGGCATCCGTCACGTAGGCCTTGAATATTTTGTTTCCATGGCAGAGATCGCCCGGCAAGAGACATCGGTGCCGCTTCTACTACATCTCGACCACGGCGCAGATTACGACGCTGTAAAAGCATGTATTGAGGCAGGCTTTGATTCCGTCATGATCGATGCTTCCTCAACATCCTATGATTATAATGTTGAGCTCGTTCGGAAAGTCGTTGAACTCGCAAAGAAGCATGGCGTCGGAGTTGAAGCGCAAATTGGCGAAACCTTAGCCGAAGAAGGTGGAGAAGTTATCGAATTGAAAACTACGGTAGAAGAGGCCCGGACTTTTGTTGCGGATACGGGCATTGACTATCTTGCAGTTTCAATCGGTAACACGCCCGGCACGCTTGGCGATCATGCCCCCATTGACATTGAATTGACAAAGCAGCTTTCTGCTGCGGCGAAGATCCCTCTTGTCCTACACGGCGGAACCTCAGTCTCAGCGGACGTGGTTCACGAGGTGATTGCGTCTGGTGTTGCCAAAGTCAATATCGATGCA
The sequence above is a segment of the uncultured Cohaesibacter sp. genome. Coding sequences within it:
- a CDS encoding TIM barrel protein — protein: MTQFSANLGFLWSDLPLPDAIRAAKAAGFDAVECHWPFDVPAEKVKAALDETGMTMLGLNTMRGNVAAGDNGLAAIPGREDEARAAIDQALEYAVAINCACVHVMAGFAGGPKAHATFIANLTYACEQAAKHDITILIEPLNHYDAPNYFLATSEQAKAIILEVGAPNLKLMFDCYHLQIMEGDLVRRLEKMLPLTGHIQFASVPDRGTPDHGEVNYDFIFEMTEKLGWTTPLGAEYKPGDTPTDQTLGWLKK
- a CDS encoding aldolase; the protein is MSEEAHLRELMCLLAKSMFDRGLTGGSTGNISARTSDGGLLVSPTGSCFGRLDPARLSRFDDKGLLISGDKPTKEMPLHSAFYDTRSTAGAVVHLHSCHSVALSMMPDADEDDFLPHLTPYAIMKLGKVKLLPFFMPGDAAIGDAVKGLAGKRSAVMLANHGPVVAAKDVEAACNAIEELEDTARLAILTRGHNPKGLSAAQVQNLVTKFDVEWE
- the otnK gene encoding 3-oxo-tetronate kinase, giving the protein MGTLLGCIADDFTGATDLAGLLARSGVKVSLRMGVPSEEPKDTAAFEVIALKCRTAPLDEALPEVRAAYDWLKRAGATHFFWKYCSTFDSTAEGNIGPIAEALMEEIGTDQTIYCPAFPENGRSIFMGNLFVGEQPIAESPMKDHPLTPMRDSNLMRLLQPQVTKPVGLANRLCVAKGPDAIKARLEELKKDGVAHVVVDAVANDDLYLIAEACQDMALLTGGSAIAMPLPNLYMKEGTLSKNAAGTEVPELAKTAIVLSGSCSAMTRAQVAAYSKTAPSYQLDAIDLAENGPGKALEWLAAQDLAKAPLIYATAEPDQVKIAQEKLGVMRAGEIVEEALAKLAVAARDQGAERFIVAGGETSGAVTKALDVTTLDVSAEIAPGVPWSFCKTGGKTVALTLKSGNFGAPGFFADALRKLEEIEKQ
- the ltnD gene encoding L-threonate dehydrogenase, which produces MKVAAIGLGSMGYGMAKSLVRAGHDTYGFDIVPERMQSLVDEGGKSAELNAIAPELDAAVLIVLNAAQTEAVLVGEDGILPKMKKGAVVMSCATVAPDFARAMEAKCSEVGVLYVDAPISGGAIKAAQGQLSILSSATPEAYAAAEELFEATAETVFRLGDCAGAGSAMKAVNQMLAGIHIAAMGEAITFGMTQGVEPASFVEVISKCAGTSWMLENRAPHVVAGDYTPHSAINIWLKDLGIVLDIAKGAKFGAPITAAALQQYLAAAGTGLGFEDDAAIAKVYARNAGITLPGMD
- a CDS encoding LacI family DNA-binding transcriptional regulator, with product MPRVTLLDVAKAAGVSKMTASRALREHSDVATETREKVRRIAAELGYVPNQMASMLSAKSSLIVPMIIPSISNSVFADIVAHAQPLLLEAGYQMMLFNTDYSLDREEKAIAAMMAWSPAAIILSGVDHTELSRQQLKNAGIPVVEMMDLAEDPIDLAVGFDHVQAGVDMARYLIGRGYKRFAFCGSQLDMDTRAYKRFAGFRETLEASGLMPPSLVNIDDPEGILTQDDFQSMLNVVDGLDCIYFSNDDLAVSALLFCARLGISVPEQLAIAGFNDIPLGRQITPRLTTTRTPRGLIGEKAAQYALEAIKNKEDFPKVLDLKSELLPRESA
- the nanR gene encoding transcriptional regulator NanR, which encodes MTETGDQKGERKIVRQKLSDQVLDELRSMIHAGEFGPNDYLPSERDLMQRFGVGRPAVREALQSLHTQGLITIKHGERSRVNKLSANAVLDHADEIARLLLHSAPKNFEHLKQARRMFERGIIREAAQMATADDIRDLRDFIEAQEQKLGNPDEFVEIDIRFHARIAEITQNPIIAAASGAMLRWLMEYQHSLVHWAGNETVTLKEHRKIVDLIEAKDADAAVQEMQRHLDRSNVLYNS
- a CDS encoding phosphogluconate dehydrogenase C-terminal domain-containing protein, coding for MTVVALFGAGGKMGMRLGRNLLKTDFEVRHVEVSDIGKEKLKAEFGVDAMDQATAIDGADVVILAVPDTVIGKLSTSLIPVLAPGTMVVILDAAAPYAGYLPERADISYFVTHPCHPPIFNDESTPEGRNDHFGGIAAKQGVVNALMQGPDEHYALGDKIARAIYAPVANTYRCTVEQMAYLEPGLSETVCASLLVVMRQAMDEVIKTGVSKECARDFLLGHMNILGAVIFEEVEGVFSDACNKAIEFGIPTLMKDDWKDVFKAEEIMASVKRIT
- a CDS encoding MurR/RpiR family transcriptional regulator; amino-acid sequence: MSELQNHMLLHRISRMRFTSAQRKVVELLLSIAEYDVAGLSSEEIVKRSGTSRSTVDRLCKRLGYSGLKELRRALMHETRSMQKSVQGSVTSEPITPADNFNEIAYKVFHSASVRALRFADLLSQSNELEDMIKAIRKARSIQVFGVGASAVVALDLHQRLLRLGIRINFSEDHHNQLAAASVMERGDMAIAISYSGRTRLTLQAADTAKAQGAVVAAVVGVAESPLGSIADIPVITPPGVNLFGANAVMTRILELMFNEVVFHCLAFGNPLMMEKVSKVERDLNDERV
- a CDS encoding sugar ABC transporter substrate-binding protein, whose amino-acid sequence is MHKFKNTRALLLGAMSSTLLLASTGLSSAVELTFWHHTYPPARTFIEKKAAEFTALHPDITIKLHDDPHGDYEVKLLSAIAAGNPPDIVNVLDYLFPQYVKRGILAEVDPEAFGVKSAEELNGLYQPGALSGLTINGKVHGVPEEFNTLALFLNKEHFSDIGIDVENPDNWPKTWTQLFDVAGKLQKPDNSRIGFNWVWNLDPYWYAQQYWPILTQYGCEVVDVSGKAAINSDACVKAFTETWKILIDKKLGGPELATVNPVNALQDFSEARQSMAIAGIWAPPLYSDEVKKNYVVAPLPQLNPDDPKTLLNSYALAVTAASKNQKEAFQFLNYLTSDSDGYLEATGYVTGRKGWAETEVAMQTRGSKIFAEGQKYGSFVWRSATWSEEGTAIKNAIEQFAQGVPVKQALDQAAADIDSIRQR